From one Leptospira paudalimensis genomic stretch:
- a CDS encoding ferredoxin family protein, whose translation MAYVVTEICVDCKYTSCAAVCPVEAFHEAPDTLYIDPDTCIDCNACQYECPIDAIFPDYDVPEKHKPSIEVNAKEANKFPVIVTTKPPLKGAKCSDPSK comes from the coding sequence ATGGCTTATGTTGTAACTGAAATTTGCGTTGATTGTAAATACACGAGTTGTGCTGCAGTTTGTCCAGTGGAAGCTTTTCACGAAGCTCCGGACACTTTGTACATCGATCCAGATACTTGTATTGATTGTAATGCATGCCAATACGAATGCCCGATTGATGCGATTTTTCCGGACTATGATGTTCCCGAAAAACACAAACCGTCTATTGAAGTAAACGCAAAAGAAGCAAATAAATTCCCGGTAATCGTAACAACAAAACCACCTCTCAAAGGTGCAAAATGTTCCGACCCGAGTAAATAA
- the metH gene encoding methionine synthase, producing MKFEYTNPSSKTLLKLLTEKILVLDGAMGTMIQRHSLEEDDFRGDRFKDWPVSIKGNNDVLAITRPDIIESVHLEYLEAGADIIETNTFSSNIVSQADYKMESAVRDLNLAAVQCAKNAVEKFKAKTGKTDVFIAGSIGPTVKTASLSPDVNNPAFRAVTFDELVDCFHEQVSALLDGGVDLLLPETNIDTLNLKACIYAIEKVFEERNIRIPVVLSVTITDASGRTLSGQTGEAFYISIKHAKPLAVGINCALGAGEMRPYIEEISRVADCYVSCYPNAGLPNAFGGYDQTPEEFGGWMKNFGEAGFLNIVGGCCGTTPAHIRAAKEAVSSIKPRALKEQPKLSTFAGLEPLKLTKDQGFINVGERNNVTGSPKFKKLILDGNFEEAVQVALQQVQAGANIIDINFDEALLDGEASMTKFLNLIAGEPDIARVPFMVDSSKWSVLLAGLKCIQGKPIVNSISLKEGEEVFLNHARTIQRFGAAAIVMAFDEQGQAATKDDKVRICKRAYDLLVSKLDFEPTDIIFDPNILTVATGIEEHNNYAVDFIEATREIKKVCPGAKVSGGLSNISFSFRGNNPVREAMHSAFLYHAIQAGMDMAIVNAGMLEVYEEIPKDLLELVEDVLLNRRPDATERLIDAAGSFHGEAKVQKKDDVWRSGTVEERLTHALVKGIDEFVTQDTEEARKSLAKPLDVIEGPLMNGMKVVGELFGAGKMFLPQVVKSARVMKKAVAYLMPFMEEEKRNQKDESKQAKFLIATVKGDVHDIGKNIVGVVLACNNYEVIDLGVMVPCEKILETAKKENVAAIGLSGLITPSLDEMVYVAKEMERLEFKVPLLIGGATTSPAHTAVKIAEQYSQPVLHVMDASRVVNVMNSVLNPQTSKEYAKTITEEQSRIREEFYSRESERNILPIADAIKNKFAADWDSYTPPKPSFTGIKVFNDVTLKDLLPFIDWSPFFLAWELKGRFPQILKDPVIGKEATSLYNDAQTILKEMLENPDLKPRAVVGMFPAVSHGEMVEIFEDETKQKSLGFYPMLRQQTTKMSNQPNYSLADFIAPKESNKNDYIGYFAVTAGHGIEELAKTYEVKHDDYNSILVKALADRFAEAFAEYMHHKMREEWGFGKDENLTTEDLIREKYRGIRPAPGYPACPDHTEKRKIWKLLDVEKNAGIKLTESCAMWPASSVSGYYFSHPEARYFAIGKINEDQVEPYSKMKEMEKSEVERWLSPILNYDPSRKSKG from the coding sequence ATGAAATTTGAATATACCAATCCTTCTTCCAAAACCCTCTTAAAGTTACTCACGGAAAAAATCTTAGTTTTAGATGGTGCGATGGGGACCATGATCCAAAGGCACTCACTTGAGGAAGACGATTTCCGAGGTGACAGGTTTAAGGATTGGCCTGTTTCGATAAAGGGAAATAATGATGTTCTTGCGATTACAAGACCAGATATTATCGAATCTGTCCACCTAGAGTATTTGGAAGCCGGTGCAGATATTATCGAAACCAATACCTTTAGTTCCAACATTGTCTCGCAAGCAGACTACAAAATGGAATCTGCTGTGAGAGACTTAAACCTAGCAGCTGTTCAGTGTGCTAAAAATGCTGTAGAAAAGTTCAAAGCGAAAACTGGGAAAACAGACGTTTTTATTGCAGGTTCGATTGGACCAACAGTCAAGACAGCATCCCTCTCCCCTGATGTAAATAACCCAGCATTTCGCGCTGTCACCTTTGATGAATTAGTCGATTGTTTCCATGAACAGGTATCGGCATTACTCGATGGTGGTGTGGATTTATTATTACCAGAAACCAATATCGATACTTTGAATCTAAAGGCATGTATTTATGCCATTGAAAAGGTATTTGAAGAACGAAACATTCGTATCCCTGTTGTTTTATCGGTTACGATAACCGATGCATCTGGGCGAACCCTTTCTGGTCAAACAGGTGAAGCTTTTTACATTTCGATCAAACATGCAAAACCACTTGCTGTCGGTATTAACTGTGCGTTAGGTGCAGGGGAAATGCGTCCCTATATAGAAGAAATATCTCGTGTGGCCGATTGTTATGTATCTTGTTACCCAAATGCTGGCCTTCCCAATGCGTTCGGTGGGTATGACCAAACTCCAGAAGAGTTTGGTGGATGGATGAAAAATTTTGGTGAAGCCGGTTTCTTAAATATAGTAGGTGGGTGTTGCGGAACCACACCTGCCCACATCCGTGCTGCAAAAGAAGCAGTTAGTTCAATCAAACCTCGTGCCTTAAAAGAACAACCAAAACTCAGTACATTTGCAGGTCTTGAACCACTCAAACTGACGAAAGACCAAGGGTTTATCAACGTTGGGGAAAGAAACAACGTCACAGGATCTCCAAAGTTCAAAAAACTCATCTTAGATGGAAATTTTGAAGAAGCAGTACAGGTTGCCTTACAACAGGTGCAAGCTGGTGCCAATATTATTGACATTAACTTTGATGAGGCGCTTCTCGATGGAGAAGCTTCGATGACAAAGTTTTTGAATTTAATCGCAGGGGAACCTGACATTGCCCGTGTTCCTTTTATGGTCGATTCCTCGAAATGGTCGGTGTTACTTGCGGGCCTCAAATGTATCCAAGGAAAACCAATCGTAAACTCAATCTCCCTCAAAGAAGGGGAAGAAGTATTTTTAAACCATGCTCGCACCATCCAAAGATTTGGAGCTGCAGCGATTGTGATGGCGTTCGACGAACAAGGGCAGGCGGCAACTAAAGATGACAAAGTCAGAATTTGTAAACGTGCTTATGACTTACTTGTTTCGAAGTTAGACTTTGAACCTACGGATATTATCTTTGATCCAAACATACTTACGGTTGCAACAGGGATTGAAGAACATAATAATTATGCTGTCGATTTTATCGAAGCGACACGTGAGATTAAAAAAGTTTGCCCAGGTGCGAAAGTATCAGGTGGACTCAGTAATATTTCCTTTTCTTTCCGAGGAAATAACCCAGTCAGGGAGGCAATGCACTCTGCCTTTTTATACCATGCCATCCAAGCAGGAATGGATATGGCAATTGTCAACGCAGGGATGTTAGAAGTTTATGAAGAAATCCCGAAAGACTTACTTGAATTAGTGGAAGATGTGTTACTCAATCGAAGACCAGATGCCACCGAACGATTGATTGATGCTGCAGGTAGTTTCCATGGTGAAGCAAAAGTCCAAAAGAAGGATGATGTTTGGCGCAGTGGAACGGTTGAAGAAAGGCTCACTCATGCCCTTGTGAAAGGGATAGATGAATTTGTGACCCAAGATACAGAAGAAGCAAGGAAAAGTTTAGCAAAACCTCTTGATGTCATCGAAGGACCACTCATGAACGGGATGAAAGTTGTTGGGGAACTTTTCGGTGCTGGCAAAATGTTTTTACCACAAGTGGTAAAAAGTGCGCGGGTAATGAAAAAGGCAGTCGCATACCTCATGCCATTTATGGAAGAGGAAAAACGAAACCAAAAAGACGAAAGTAAACAAGCAAAATTTCTCATTGCAACTGTAAAAGGTGATGTTCACGATATTGGTAAAAATATCGTAGGTGTGGTTTTGGCGTGTAACAATTATGAGGTGATAGACCTTGGTGTGATGGTGCCATGTGAAAAAATTTTGGAAACTGCCAAAAAAGAAAATGTAGCAGCCATTGGCCTATCTGGTCTTATCACTCCATCACTTGATGAAATGGTTTATGTGGCAAAAGAGATGGAACGATTAGAGTTCAAGGTTCCACTTCTGATTGGTGGTGCGACTACTTCTCCTGCCCATACTGCTGTGAAAATTGCTGAACAGTACTCACAACCAGTTTTACATGTGATGGATGCATCTCGCGTCGTGAATGTGATGAATAGTGTCTTAAATCCTCAAACATCAAAGGAGTATGCGAAAACGATCACGGAAGAACAATCACGCATCCGAGAAGAGTTTTATTCCAGAGAAAGTGAACGTAATATCCTTCCGATAGCTGATGCAATCAAAAATAAATTTGCAGCGGATTGGGATTCATATACTCCACCAAAACCAAGTTTTACGGGCATAAAAGTTTTTAATGATGTTACTTTAAAAGACTTACTTCCGTTCATTGACTGGTCTCCTTTCTTTTTGGCTTGGGAATTAAAGGGGCGTTTCCCTCAAATTCTGAAGGATCCAGTGATTGGGAAAGAAGCCACTTCTTTGTATAATGATGCACAAACTATTTTAAAAGAAATGTTGGAAAATCCAGACCTCAAACCGAGGGCTGTTGTTGGTATGTTCCCAGCAGTTTCCCATGGCGAAATGGTGGAAATTTTTGAAGATGAAACTAAACAAAAATCATTGGGATTTTACCCTATGTTACGCCAACAAACTACTAAGATGTCCAACCAACCTAATTATAGTTTGGCGGATTTTATCGCTCCAAAAGAATCTAACAAAAATGATTATATCGGTTATTTTGCAGTCACAGCGGGCCATGGCATTGAGGAATTAGCTAAGACCTATGAAGTGAAACATGATGACTACAATTCGATTTTGGTGAAAGCTTTAGCGGATCGTTTTGCAGAAGCTTTTGCGGAATACATGCACCATAAAATGCGTGAGGAATGGGGTTTTGGAAAAGATGAAAATCTTACCACTGAAGATTTGATCCGTGAAAAGTATCGCGGGATTCGACCTGCACCTGGTTATCCAGCTTGTCCAGATCATACGGAAAAACGCAAGATTTGGAAACTTTTGGATGTGGAAAAAAATGCAGGCATCAAACTCACTGAATCTTGTGCGATGTGGCCTGCAAGTAGTGTGAGTGGGTATTATTTTTCACACCCTGAAGCACGTTATTTTGCCATTGGAAAAATCAACGAAGACCAAGTAGAACCATACTCTAAAATGAAAGAAATGGAAAAATCGGAAGTGGAACGTTGGTTGTCTCCGATTCTAAACTATGACCCATCCAGGAAGTCTAAAGGGTAG
- a CDS encoding methylenetetrahydrofolate reductase, whose amino-acid sequence MNQILLEVVPRDVSVVLQEVGFVKNKFKQITGINIPDLLRFENRSWDVASVVRPIFPNVIPHIRAIDFDLDHCEEIIETLNQSQISSVLVIKGDPPTDMSKQVYPTTTIKLIKKLKKEIHHLKVYAAIDQYRVGIKDEFDYIEMKKDAGADGFLTQPFFDMRLIDIFSEKLKGTEVYIGVSPVVTDKSQSYWESRNRAYFPKEFRPSLEWNVKFAKDVLSYCSENGMNAYLMPIRINVEEYLQRVFN is encoded by the coding sequence ATGAATCAAATTCTATTAGAAGTTGTTCCGAGAGATGTCTCTGTTGTTTTACAGGAAGTAGGTTTTGTAAAAAACAAATTTAAGCAAATCACAGGTATTAACATCCCTGATTTGTTACGTTTTGAAAATAGGAGTTGGGACGTGGCCTCAGTGGTTCGCCCTATCTTTCCAAATGTAATCCCTCATATTCGTGCCATCGATTTTGATTTAGATCATTGTGAAGAAATCATCGAAACATTAAATCAATCCCAAATTTCTTCTGTGCTTGTGATCAAAGGTGATCCACCGACTGATATGTCAAAACAAGTTTATCCAACAACAACCATTAAACTGATCAAGAAACTTAAAAAAGAAATACATCATTTGAAAGTGTATGCAGCGATTGACCAGTACCGTGTGGGGATCAAAGACGAGTTTGACTACATAGAAATGAAGAAGGATGCAGGAGCCGATGGATTTTTGACACAACCTTTTTTTGATATGAGACTTATTGATATATTCTCGGAAAAACTGAAAGGGACGGAAGTGTATATCGGTGTCAGTCCTGTGGTCACTGATAAATCACAAAGTTATTGGGAATCTAGGAATCGGGCCTATTTCCCGAAAGAGTTCCGTCCGAGTTTGGAATGGAATGTGAAATTTGCAAAGGATGTACTTTCTTATTGTTCTGAGAATGGAATGAATGCCTATCTTATGCCAATCCGCATCAATGTTGAGGAGTACTTACAGCGGGTATTTAATTGA
- a CDS encoding ATP-dependent 6-phosphofructokinase: MNQNDTKVEQFGPCTIPNPAGYDYWTEDNSVVLFQTIFSGAEDAKKTVETSPVFFEQAGPKEKIYFKPEEVTAGIVTCGGLCPGINDVIRALVMELHYRYKVPRILGFPFGYEGLVKKFGHRPIELTPDKVAHIMNFGGSILGSSRGNQKIEEMVDTLFLYGVKMLFCIGGDGTLRGAQAIQEEVRKRKEDIAIVGIPKTIDNDINYVQKTFGFSTAFSKAVEAVNCAHEEAKGAPNGIGLVKLMGRHSGFIAVNSALASKNVNFVLIPEQDFDLEGEGAFLPVLKDRVQRRGHAVVIIAEGAGQKYFEDKGEKDQSGNKKLADVGVFMKEKITEYFKKEGVALNLKYIDPSYIIRSVPANAEDSVFCGFLAQNAVHAAFAGRTGCVVGIWNNVFTVMPISLAIAERKVLRPERSTLWRALLASTGQPNTMKAKG, from the coding sequence ATGAATCAAAACGATACGAAAGTAGAACAATTTGGACCTTGCACCATCCCAAACCCAGCGGGTTATGATTATTGGACAGAAGACAATTCAGTTGTCTTGTTTCAAACCATCTTTTCTGGAGCAGAAGATGCCAAAAAAACAGTTGAGACAAGTCCGGTATTTTTTGAACAAGCTGGTCCAAAAGAAAAAATCTACTTTAAACCGGAAGAAGTGACAGCAGGCATCGTGACCTGTGGTGGACTTTGCCCCGGCATCAATGATGTGATCCGTGCTCTTGTCATGGAATTACACTATCGTTACAAAGTTCCAAGGATTCTTGGATTTCCATTTGGGTATGAAGGTCTTGTTAAAAAATTTGGACACAGACCGATTGAACTCACACCTGATAAAGTGGCTCATATCATGAATTTTGGTGGGTCCATCCTTGGTTCGTCTCGGGGCAACCAAAAGATAGAAGAAATGGTAGATACTTTATTTTTATATGGAGTGAAGATGTTGTTTTGTATTGGTGGAGATGGAACTCTTCGAGGTGCCCAGGCCATCCAAGAAGAAGTGAGAAAACGAAAAGAAGACATCGCCATTGTTGGGATTCCGAAAACTATCGATAACGATATCAATTATGTCCAAAAAACGTTTGGGTTTTCGACTGCGTTTAGTAAGGCGGTGGAAGCAGTCAACTGCGCACATGAAGAAGCAAAAGGGGCACCAAATGGAATTGGCCTTGTGAAACTGATGGGTCGTCATTCTGGGTTCATTGCTGTCAACTCTGCCTTGGCTTCCAAAAATGTGAACTTTGTCCTCATCCCAGAACAAGATTTTGATTTAGAAGGAGAAGGGGCATTTTTACCAGTTTTAAAGGATCGAGTGCAAAGAAGGGGGCATGCTGTTGTCATCATTGCGGAAGGAGCAGGACAAAAGTACTTTGAAGACAAAGGGGAAAAAGACCAATCTGGTAACAAAAAACTCGCTGATGTGGGTGTGTTTATGAAAGAGAAAATCACAGAGTACTTCAAAAAAGAAGGTGTTGCACTCAATCTAAAGTACATCGACCCAAGTTACATCATTCGATCTGTTCCTGCCAATGCAGAAGATTCGGTCTTCTGTGGGTTTTTAGCACAAAACGCGGTTCATGCGGCGTTTGCTGGTCGCACTGGTTGTGTGGTAGGGATTTGGAATAATGTATTCACTGTGATGCCGATCTCACTTGCCATTGCAGAACGAAAGGTATTACGACCAGAGCGGAGTACGTTATGGCGAGCACTCCTTGCCTCCACAGGCCAACCAAATACGATGAAGGCGAAAGGCTGA
- a CDS encoding TolC family protein encodes MGNHYIHILKYTALLIYFVFFVQVDASNLDSPSGIDGKINELLKKHPEVSLKFLEAKEKEFRSKHADVYPDPKIGFAYRSYPYRSGFDTDRARPDTPSMTGKEYSISQEIPFPGRLNLEKQILKNDSELDYWSGVWIQNEFIRTYFELILSVAAIEREINDLENIEKQLYTKVKLESSQYVSEQFKLSNVLKTKNQIERIKDRVIEKTITLKELKQSLDFYSIYIGTNSITEEEIIAYLTKKESNIEQELSGDSLSKFPLIQYAEVNQTKAIVESKKDEILHLPDFEVFVSYMQRRRKPFLLDSGPLNLAIMDNPEFAGDLWSAGVTIRVPVWSLSKVDELNQSNAFKVMRLQKEKEKERIRLKVEYQATIESWLGNKQRLNNFKNNLLPSYQKNIKSSLSSYAKGDSVLGESYDFIAESLEMQSQVHQIQFKRWSSVLKLLQLTNHLLPEGENHEG; translated from the coding sequence ATGGGAAATCATTACATACATATATTAAAATATACTGCATTACTTATTTATTTTGTCTTTTTTGTTCAAGTAGATGCAAGTAACCTAGACAGTCCAAGTGGCATTGACGGCAAAATCAACGAATTATTGAAAAAACATCCAGAAGTATCGTTGAAGTTTTTGGAAGCGAAAGAAAAAGAATTTCGTTCCAAACATGCAGATGTATACCCAGATCCAAAAATTGGATTTGCATACAGATCCTATCCTTACAGATCAGGATTTGATACCGATCGCGCTAGACCTGATACTCCCAGTATGACTGGGAAAGAATATTCCATCTCACAAGAAATTCCATTCCCAGGAAGATTGAATTTAGAAAAACAAATTCTAAAAAACGATTCGGAACTGGATTATTGGAGTGGCGTTTGGATCCAAAATGAATTCATTCGAACATACTTTGAATTAATTTTGTCCGTTGCAGCAATTGAAAGAGAAATAAATGATCTGGAAAATATTGAAAAACAACTTTATACCAAAGTAAAATTGGAATCCTCGCAATACGTTTCAGAACAGTTTAAATTATCCAATGTTCTCAAAACTAAAAATCAAATTGAAAGAATCAAGGATAGAGTGATTGAGAAAACAATTACTTTAAAAGAATTAAAACAATCCCTTGATTTTTATTCAATATATATAGGTACCAATTCCATTACTGAAGAAGAGATTATTGCGTATCTGACAAAAAAAGAAAGTAACATTGAGCAGGAATTGTCAGGAGATTCGTTATCGAAGTTTCCACTCATCCAATATGCTGAGGTGAACCAAACGAAGGCAATTGTAGAATCTAAAAAAGATGAGATCTTACACTTACCGGATTTTGAAGTATTCGTGAGTTATATGCAACGAAGGCGTAAACCTTTTTTACTTGATAGTGGACCTTTGAACCTAGCCATTATGGATAATCCTGAGTTTGCTGGTGATCTTTGGAGTGCAGGTGTGACCATTCGAGTGCCTGTATGGTCTTTGTCAAAAGTAGATGAATTGAATCAATCCAATGCCTTTAAAGTGATGAGGTTACAAAAAGAAAAAGAAAAAGAACGGATTCGACTTAAGGTAGAATACCAAGCAACGATTGAATCATGGTTAGGGAATAAACAAAGACTTAATAACTTCAAAAATAATCTTTTGCCGTCTTATCAAAAGAATATAAAATCATCACTTTCATCGTATGCTAAAGGAGATAGCGTATTGGGTGAGAGTTACGATTTTATCGCTGAATCATTAGAAATGCAATCCCAAGTGCATCAAATCCAATTCAAACGTTGGTCATCTGTTTTAAAATTATTGCAACTAACAAATCATTTGTTGCCTGAAGGAGAAAATCATGAAGGTTAA
- a CDS encoding heavy metal-binding domain-containing protein, producing MKVKYILFPILIVSLFLVSCGETVHNHKDIYTCPMHPQIEMDHPGECPICGMTLVKKEDPLLEPESEHANHTQSKEPDLKLSENKQSILNLDTVLVTRGAISKTINLSGQVAYDPEIFSTANEYKSIGSGNEWGREIREGIRLRFTKLGLSEKQIQYILSKNANLFLTGRSNHTALLVFQVYENDLSYLKVGKFIDLVNPIETNTQPKAKIVAMGNLINQDTRTLSVWCEVKDPQEYFKPQMYVQGTYGIEKTNVLRIPKESILPTGKSDLVYQKTESNHYAPKKIKVGFSSAEWVEVQEGLVENDEIVSKANFLLDSESKLKLGGDKNDQHNH from the coding sequence ATGAAGGTTAAATATATTCTATTTCCCATCCTCATTGTGTCTTTATTTTTGGTTTCCTGTGGTGAAACTGTTCATAATCATAAAGATATTTATACTTGTCCGATGCATCCTCAAATTGAAATGGACCATCCAGGAGAATGTCCGATTTGTGGCATGACACTTGTAAAAAAGGAAGATCCACTCCTTGAGCCTGAATCTGAGCATGCAAACCATACCCAATCAAAAGAGCCTGACTTAAAACTATCAGAGAATAAACAATCCATTCTCAATTTAGATACGGTTCTTGTGACAAGGGGAGCCATTAGTAAAACGATCAATCTCAGTGGGCAAGTCGCTTATGATCCTGAAATTTTTTCGACTGCCAATGAATACAAGTCAATTGGTTCTGGGAACGAATGGGGGAGGGAAATTCGAGAGGGAATTCGTTTGCGATTCACCAAATTGGGGTTAAGTGAAAAACAGATCCAATACATCCTTTCTAAAAATGCAAATCTATTTTTAACGGGTAGGTCAAACCACACAGCCTTATTAGTTTTCCAAGTGTATGAAAATGATCTCTCCTATTTAAAAGTAGGAAAGTTCATAGATTTAGTTAATCCAATCGAAACAAATACTCAACCAAAAGCAAAAATTGTGGCAATGGGAAATTTGATCAACCAAGACACACGGACATTGTCTGTTTGGTGCGAGGTGAAAGATCCCCAAGAATATTTTAAACCACAGATGTATGTACAAGGGACCTATGGGATAGAAAAGACGAATGTTTTAAGAATTCCAAAAGAATCCATTCTTCCTACAGGCAAATCCGATTTGGTGTATCAGAAAACTGAATCCAACCATTATGCTCCCAAAAAAATAAAAGTTGGGTTTTCTTCTGCAGAATGGGTCGAGGTACAGGAAGGTTTAGTAGAAAATGATGAAATTGTCTCCAAAGCAAATTTCCTTTTAGATTCAGAATCAAAATTAAAGTTAGGTGGTGATAAAAATGATCAGCACAATCATTAG